From Roseburia hominis, the proteins below share one genomic window:
- the nadD gene encoding nicotinate-nucleotide adenylyltransferase, whose amino-acid sequence MKIGIMGGTFDPIHNGHLMLAEYAYRNYGLDEVWFLPNGNPPHKQNPAIQKDTFERVEMTRLAISDVPYFKLCTYEAENQNKSYTYRTLIHFREKYPQHAFYYIIGADSLCDIETWAHPEILLGLAVILAAYRDDLDTPDEMNTRIQFLNEKYQADIRLLRTPLMDISSHEIREQIAKDENWQSQVPLKVASYIKTQGLYQGDDNGRRTE is encoded by the coding sequence ATGAAGATCGGAATTATGGGTGGTACGTTCGATCCCATCCATAACGGACATCTGATGCTGGCCGAATATGCCTATCGTAACTATGGGCTGGATGAGGTATGGTTTCTCCCCAACGGCAATCCTCCCCACAAGCAGAACCCTGCTATCCAGAAGGATACGTTTGAGCGGGTGGAGATGACACGTCTTGCCATATCAGATGTCCCTTATTTCAAGCTATGCACATACGAAGCGGAAAATCAGAATAAATCCTACACGTACCGGACGCTTATACATTTTCGTGAAAAATATCCGCAGCATGCCTTTTATTATATCATCGGGGCGGACTCCCTGTGCGATATCGAGACCTGGGCGCACCCGGAGATACTTTTAGGACTTGCAGTCATTCTTGCCGCTTACCGTGACGACCTGGATACGCCTGATGAGATGAATACGCGGATTCAGTTCTTAAATGAGAAATATCAGGCAGATATCCGTCTTTTGCGCACCCCGCTCATGGACATTTCTTCCCATGAGATCCGGGAGCAAATCGCTAAAGATGAGAACTGGCAGTCGCAGGTTCCGCTTAAAGTAGCTTCGTATATTAAGACACAAGGATTATACCAGGGTGATGACAATGGAAGAAGAACTGAATAA
- a CDS encoding TraY domain-containing protein, whose translation MPSQKPKIVVRTDGEIKTKFEIIAERNNRSASKEAEYLIKKHIEQYETYNGEIKLDKE comes from the coding sequence ATGCCAAGTCAAAAACCTAAAATAGTTGTAAGAACAGATGGAGAGATAAAAACAAAATTCGAAATTATAGCAGAAAGAAATAATAGAAGCGCCAGTAAAGAAGCGGAATATTTAATAAAAAAGCACATTGAACAATATGAAACTTATAACGGAGAAATCAAATTAGACAAAGAATAA
- the yqeK gene encoding bis(5'-nucleosyl)-tetraphosphatase (symmetrical) YqeK, whose protein sequence is MEEELNKIKRRVKRYLDKDRYDHTIGVMHTAGCLAMRYGADLDGALTAGLLHDCAKCLSSDEKIRLCKKYHLDINEAEMKNPGLLHAKLGAFLAWKKYNIEDKKILRAIAAHTTGRPAMSLLDKIIYIADFIEPGRCEAPNLTDVRALAFVDLDACLFKILEDTLTYLNTKGVTVDPMTEKTYLFYKQLHDVKVNS, encoded by the coding sequence ATGGAAGAAGAACTGAATAAGATAAAAAGAAGAGTGAAACGATATCTGGACAAGGACCGCTATGATCATACGATTGGCGTGATGCATACGGCAGGCTGTCTGGCTATGCGTTACGGCGCCGATCTGGATGGCGCCCTGACCGCCGGACTTCTGCATGACTGCGCTAAATGCCTTTCCAGCGACGAAAAAATCCGTCTTTGTAAGAAGTACCATCTGGATATCAACGAGGCTGAGATGAAGAATCCGGGGCTTCTGCACGCGAAACTGGGAGCTTTTCTGGCATGGAAGAAATATAATATCGAAGATAAAAAGATTCTCCGCGCCATTGCTGCCCACACGACGGGAAGGCCTGCCATGTCTCTTTTGGATAAAATCATCTATATTGCAGATTTTATAGAGCCCGGCCGGTGCGAGGCTCCGAATCTCACTGATGTACGTGCGCTGGCCTTTGTGGATCTTGACGCCTGCCTCTTTAAAATACTGGAGGACACGCTCACCTATCTGAATACCAAAGGCGTGACAGTGGACCCCATGACAGAAAAAACATATCTGTTTTATAAGCAGCTTCATGACGTAAAAGTGAACAGTTAA
- the lexA gene encoding transcriptional repressor LexA, with protein MSKGKISKKQEEILEYIKSQILERGFPPAVREICDAVNLKSTSSVHSHLETLEKNGYIRRDPTKPRAIEILDDTFNLTRREMVQVPILGRVAAGEPILAQENIEDYFPIPVEFMPNSDVFMLEVHGESMINAGILDGDYVVVEKRSVASNGEMVVALIEDGATVKTFYKEEGYIRLQPENDHMEPFILTDVEILGKVIAVMRFFR; from the coding sequence ATGAGTAAAGGAAAGATAAGCAAGAAACAGGAAGAAATTTTAGAATATATCAAGTCTCAGATTCTGGAGCGGGGATTTCCGCCGGCTGTTCGGGAGATCTGCGATGCAGTGAATTTAAAGTCTACTTCTTCTGTCCACTCCCATCTTGAGACACTGGAGAAGAACGGCTATATTCGCCGCGATCCTACCAAACCGCGTGCAATCGAGATTTTAGATGACACCTTCAATCTGACGCGCCGTGAGATGGTCCAGGTGCCGATTCTGGGTCGTGTAGCTGCGGGGGAACCGATTCTGGCTCAGGAGAATATTGAAGATTATTTTCCTATTCCGGTAGAATTTATGCCGAATAGCGATGTATTCATGCTCGAGGTTCACGGAGAGAGCATGATCAACGCGGGAATCCTTGACGGCGATTATGTTGTCGTAGAAAAGAGAAGTGTAGCTTCCAACGGTGAGATGGTGGTCGCATTGATCGAGGATGGCGCAACGGTAAAGACATTCTATAAAGAAGAAGGTTATATTCGTCTTCAGCCGGAGAATGATCACATGGAACCGTTTATCCTGACTGACGTGGAGATTCTCGGAAAAGTAATTGCAGTAATGCGTTTTTTCCGTTAA
- the rsfS gene encoding ribosome silencing factor has protein sequence MDQKELSKKMARIACQALSDKKGEDVRVIDISGVSVLADYFIIANGTNESQVRALVDHTEEELAKAGFEAKQREGYGLGSWVLLDFGDIIVHVFDKENRLFYDLERIWCDGKAIDVDSL, from the coding sequence ATGGATCAAAAAGAACTATCAAAAAAGATGGCGAGAATCGCCTGTCAGGCACTTTCCGATAAAAAAGGGGAGGACGTTCGTGTCATAGACATCTCAGGCGTTTCCGTCCTTGCGGACTATTTTATCATTGCAAATGGAACTAACGAAAGCCAGGTTCGCGCACTGGTGGATCACACGGAAGAGGAGCTTGCCAAAGCCGGATTTGAGGCAAAACAGCGGGAAGGCTACGGCTTGGGAAGTTGGGTGCTCCTGGATTTCGGCGACATTATCGTACATGTTTTTGACAAGGAAAACCGGCTATTCTATGATTTAGAGCGAATCTGGTGTGACGGAAAGGCCATTGATGTGGATTCTTTATAG
- a CDS encoding ISAs1 family transposase: MVPDPRCGRETKHDSAEVLVCLVTGFLAGKTTIRRSLRWCNKHLEELREYLLLKKGIASPATACRILWGIDVELFALAFMEWIGEIVSTKGIHISIDGKALRAAMEKVKDFRAPMILNAIDAVTGLVIAQMPIQNKDCEIKAIPELLKLLDIQGSTVTTDAIGTQTQIMEQILSQGGHFVLMVKKNQPQSYDEIVKYFGEMAEDHKKMKKDSNYRARYPEMQEKYEEVCQQERNRDRQEYRWYSVCGECSLLTKTQKEWPFVKTVGLARQIRIPVERDPKGNDITPDVRTFLEKGSRRRPRPVQDEERPKDIQKTGMISDMELTAEEMGRIKREHWSVENRLHHVLDDTFREDRSPAKKSKINLALIRKFAYNILRIAMLAGDCSEIMTEAMDEFSDDPFLRKKYVFNGIASFY, encoded by the coding sequence ATGGTGCCGGATCCACGATGCGGCCGGGAGACAAAGCATGACTCTGCGGAAGTGCTGGTATGTCTGGTGACCGGTTTTCTGGCAGGAAAGACAACTATACGCAGGAGCCTTAGATGGTGTAACAAACATCTGGAAGAGCTGCGGGAATATCTTCTATTAAAGAAGGGTATCGCATCCCCGGCAACAGCATGCCGGATCCTATGGGGGATTGACGTGGAACTGTTTGCGCTGGCATTCATGGAATGGATCGGGGAGATTGTAAGCACGAAAGGAATCCATATATCAATTGACGGAAAGGCACTGCGGGCAGCAATGGAGAAAGTGAAGGATTTCAGGGCCCCGATGATCCTGAATGCGATAGATGCGGTAACGGGACTGGTGATCGCGCAGATGCCCATTCAGAATAAAGACTGTGAGATTAAGGCGATACCGGAGCTGTTGAAACTGCTTGATATCCAGGGAAGTACAGTCACAACAGATGCAATTGGGACACAGACGCAGATCATGGAGCAGATCCTTTCCCAGGGGGGACATTTTGTGCTGATGGTAAAAAAGAACCAGCCACAGTCCTATGATGAGATCGTGAAATATTTCGGAGAGATGGCAGAAGACCACAAAAAGATGAAAAAAGACAGTAACTACAGGGCAAGGTATCCGGAAATGCAGGAAAAATATGAGGAAGTGTGCCAGCAGGAAAGGAACCGTGACAGGCAGGAATACCGATGGTACAGCGTTTGTGGGGAATGCAGCCTCCTGACAAAGACACAGAAAGAATGGCCTTTTGTAAAAACAGTGGGATTAGCCCGTCAGATACGGATACCGGTTGAACGGGATCCTAAGGGAAATGATATCACACCAGATGTGAGGACATTTCTGGAAAAGGGTTCAAGAAGAAGGCCCAGACCAGTCCAGGATGAGGAAAGGCCAAAGGATATACAGAAAACAGGAATGATCTCGGATATGGAACTGACAGCGGAAGAAATGGGACGTATAAAAAGGGAGCACTGGTCGGTCGAAAACCGACTTCACCATGTGTTAGACGATACGTTCCGTGAAGACAGGTCCCCGGCGAAAAAATCAAAGATCAATCTGGCCCTGATCAGGAAGTTTGCCTATAACATCCTGCGGATAGCTATGCTGGCCGGGGACTGTTCGGAGATCATGACAGAAGCTATGGACGAGTTCAGTGATGATCCATTCTTAAGAAAGAAATATGTCTTCAACGGGATAGCCAGTTTCTATTGA
- the sppA gene encoding signal peptide peptidase SppA yields MKNKQIIGLVVAAVLFVVVGFSSVLSHALSERIFSKNTALLEELADETSFTPPDGKYIGIVQVTGTIQEQTQESLFEAPAGYQHLSTMEYIDNLAWDDNNTGILLYIDSPGGTVYESEELYDKLKEYSESTGRPIWAYMAHYAASGGYMASVAADKIYANKNTVTGSIGVIMSGYDLSGLYEKLGIRYISITSGANKDSSKMTEEQIAIYQSQVDECYDAFVTKVAEGRNMSTDAVRTLADGRTYTALQAVNNGLVDEISSYEEMRAAFEEELDTYMYYDMPAKTNFFSSLFSELKEIVPKSEAQILTETADKMESGVLMYYAEQLR; encoded by the coding sequence ATGAAAAATAAGCAGATTATCGGACTTGTCGTGGCTGCCGTTCTTTTTGTGGTGGTAGGTTTCAGCAGTGTTCTTTCTCATGCACTGTCTGAACGGATCTTCTCTAAAAATACCGCCTTACTGGAAGAACTGGCAGATGAGACCTCATTTACACCGCCAGATGGAAAGTATATCGGCATTGTACAGGTAACAGGAACCATTCAGGAACAGACACAGGAATCTCTATTTGAAGCTCCTGCAGGTTATCAGCATCTTTCCACTATGGAATATATTGACAATCTTGCCTGGGACGACAACAATACCGGGATTCTTCTTTACATTGATTCTCCGGGCGGAACCGTATATGAATCAGAAGAGCTGTACGACAAATTAAAAGAATACTCCGAATCCACCGGACGACCGATCTGGGCTTATATGGCACACTACGCAGCATCCGGCGGGTATATGGCCTCCGTTGCTGCCGACAAAATTTATGCAAACAAGAACACCGTTACCGGCTCCATTGGCGTAATTATGTCCGGATATGATCTGTCCGGATTATATGAGAAACTGGGAATACGCTATATCAGCATTACGAGCGGTGCCAACAAAGACAGCAGCAAGATGACAGAAGAGCAGATTGCCATCTACCAATCTCAGGTAGACGAATGTTACGACGCTTTTGTGACAAAGGTCGCAGAAGGGCGCAATATGAGTACAGACGCTGTGCGGACTCTTGCTGATGGGCGTACCTATACCGCTTTGCAGGCCGTGAATAACGGACTGGTAGATGAAATCAGTTCCTACGAGGAGATGAGAGCCGCGTTCGAAGAAGAATTAGACACATACATGTATTATGATATGCCGGCCAAGACGAATTTCTTTTCCTCCCTGTTCTCTGAACTCAAAGAAATCGTACCAAAGTCAGAAGCACAGATCCTTACTGAAACTGCTGATAAGATGGAAAGTGGGGTGCTGATGTACTATGCAGAACAATTACGCTAA
- the yhbY gene encoding ribosome assembly RNA-binding protein YhbY: MTSKQRAYLKSLAMTMDPILQIGKSGVTPEVTASVDEALTARELIKIHVLQNCLEDPKELGQLLGERTRSQVVQVIGRKIVLYKEGKDDKKKIVLP; encoded by the coding sequence ATGACTTCAAAGCAGAGAGCTTATCTAAAAAGCCTTGCCATGACCATGGACCCTATTTTGCAGATCGGTAAATCCGGCGTTACCCCGGAAGTCACCGCTTCCGTAGATGAGGCACTTACTGCAAGAGAGCTGATCAAGATTCATGTGCTTCAAAACTGCCTGGAAGACCCGAAAGAGCTGGGACAACTCCTGGGCGAGAGAACACGTTCTCAGGTAGTTCAGGTCATTGGAAGAAAGATCGTATTATATAAAGAGGGAAAGGACGACAAGAAGAAGATCGTCCTTCCTTAG
- a CDS encoding RDD family protein → MQNNYANRAEEYTYAGFWARLAAFLIDNIIVFFMLLIVRMFLGLGALLFSEFAGAGSTFFNKGLLFQFSLKDILLYLVKVAYFIILTYYTGCTFGKRAMNLVVISRKTSDGRVSLFDIIYRETIGRYLSSFLLCIGYFMIGIGKEKCGIHDILCDTRVVYGKKLKLFETNTAHRQTGTFSNTGNMNPPVMPAGPYSYTGPSTKDNQSSDKPHFNNTAPNRPNQPFYGAGPYQYGVPMQNAPYEPNTSNTQNSEAFNEEECVSEPECPENKIQD, encoded by the coding sequence ATGCAGAACAATTACGCTAATCGGGCAGAAGAGTACACTTATGCCGGATTCTGGGCACGGCTCGCTGCTTTTCTCATCGACAATATCATTGTCTTTTTCATGCTGCTGATCGTTCGCATGTTTTTAGGACTGGGAGCTTTGCTCTTTTCAGAATTTGCCGGTGCCGGAAGCACTTTTTTTAATAAGGGTTTATTATTTCAGTTTTCATTGAAAGACATATTGCTATATCTCGTGAAAGTAGCTTACTTTATTATCTTAACTTATTATACCGGGTGTACCTTTGGCAAACGTGCCATGAATCTTGTCGTGATCAGCCGGAAGACATCCGATGGAAGAGTAAGCCTGTTTGATATTATTTACCGGGAAACAATCGGGAGATATTTAAGCAGTTTCCTGCTCTGCATCGGTTATTTTATGATAGGTATTGGAAAAGAGAAATGTGGAATACACGATATTCTATGTGATACCAGAGTCGTATATGGCAAAAAACTGAAATTGTTTGAAACCAATACGGCACATCGCCAGACCGGGACTTTCTCGAATACAGGGAACATGAATCCCCCTGTGATGCCGGCTGGACCGTATTCCTATACCGGTCCTTCTACTAAAGATAATCAAAGTAGCGATAAGCCACATTTCAATAATACAGCCCCTAATCGGCCGAATCAGCCATTTTATGGCGCTGGTCCATATCAATATGGTGTCCCAATGCAAAACGCGCCATATGAGCCAAATACAAGCAATACACAAAATTCGGAAGCATTCAATGAAGAAGAATGTGTATCAGAACCAGAATGTCCGGAAAATAAAATACAGGATTAA